The Xiphophorus couchianus chromosome 18, X_couchianus-1.0, whole genome shotgun sequence DNA window atttttgttcattaaatatttcttggtgtttttttctggctgaaacaaaataatgaaacactTTGGAGCAAATATACACAGTATCAGTCCAAAACTGGAGGCCAGAATAGCAAATATCTCCACAGCCACAGTAAATTTTCCAGGAGAGCTGACATAAGCTGGGATGAAGGTGATCCAGACTGCACAGAATATCAACATGCTGAAGGTTATCATCTTGGCTTCGTTGAAATTATCAGGTAGTTTCCGAGCTAGAACAgctaacacaaagcaaaacacagcCAGCAGGCCGATGTAGCCGAGCACAGCCCAGAAACCAACAGCAGAGCCTAACGCACATTCCAGGATGATCTTCTCCTTGTAGGTGGTCAGATTTTTCACTGGGAAGGGAGGACTCACAACCAACCAAATGATACATATTATAacctgaataaatgtaaaagacaCTACAGTCATTCTTTGTTGTACAGGTCCAAACCATTTCATAGCATTACTACCAGGAAGTGTAGCTTTAAAGGCCATTAGAACCACTATAGTTTTCCCAAGAACACAGGAGATACAGAGAACAAATGTGATGCCAAACGCTGTGTGCCGCAGCATGCAGGACCACTCAGAGGGGGCTCCAATGAAAGTTAGTGAACATAAGAAACACAGAGTCAGagagaagagcagcaggaagctcaGCTCTGAGTTGTTGGCTCTGACAATTGGAGTTGTTCTGTGATGGAAGAAAATCACTGTTGTAATGATGGCCAGACAGGCTCCACTGATGGAGAATATTTCTAGAATGATTCCCAATACTTCATCAAAAGAGAGGAACTCCACAGCTTTTGGGAAACAAGCAGTATTGTCTGAATTAGGCCAGAATTCACTAGGGCATGGAATGCAATCTGGGGCATCTATGAATAAAATCAGAGTTTTTAGAACAAATGAATATCAAGATGtttgtaaacattaaaacattagaTTCTACCTGTCATATTACTGATCTCTCCTTCAGGACATGGTATACAGTCATAGCAGCAGATTGGTTTTCCTTTCTGCAACACTTGACGAGTTCCTGGAGGACAACTCTCTGAGCAAACTGACACTGGAACCTTCCAGACAAGGAGAAACAAATAACTGATGTTAGAATGGGAATATGACTCAAATCACTCCTTCCACAAAgttttcatctatttttctttGACCCATTACTTGCACTCTTCCTTCCACCCAGGTTAAATTCTTGTAAATGTGAAACTCCTGGCCTTTAGGCAGTGATGCATCATAGTATCCCACAATTATCAGCTCATTGACTCCACTCTCAGTCTTCTGCCAGTTGACCAGCTCATAAAAGGCTAGAGGATCTCCTTTAGCATCAAATGATACATGATAGCCATTCTGGGAAAACTTGACGTTCTTTAATTCAGTGAAAATCTGTGATTCACAAAAAGAATCGAGAGAAAAATGAATCTATGATAACTGACAACGATGTTAGTGCCTGACCATATCAAAAgctttcaaatgaaatattagTGGGATTCggttttaatttaaactgaCCTGTTTGGGCTCCAGTCTAATGTGTTTGTCACACTGAGCGGTTGACTTTTTTTCCTGACACACTGCACTGTGAACAGCGTGTGCTATGGCATAAACAGCTTTGTACACCATGTTGGTGATTCTGTACTTGGACGTTTCAGTATAGAGATTATTTAGAGAGTTTAGGTCTTCAGTTCCTTCGCAAAGTTTGCCCCTTACTGTTGCACCTAAAAATGCAGCCAAAAGTAGTTATTGTGAAagaaatttctaattttcttgtgtttgatgtttttgcacGACATACCACACAAGTTAATATGGCTCTAAACTAAGTAAGAACTGGGAATATTCTTTGTTTCCATGTACAcaatcaaaattataaaattatagtGTACATACAATAAGACAACAATTGGTAATTGATAGTACTAAAACTTTTCGTAGTCTTCAGTTCTTGGTAAAGTTTGGATTCcttaataaaaaatctaaaaggcTAATGGGCAAACAAGATAAGGGCATTGAATATTAACTCAAATCATGATTAAATTTATTGCAGATTGTTTGTTAAAGTGTTTGTTTAGATAAGTACATAAATGTTACATGTTTTGGGTACTGATGCAACCAAACATGTTTATATATTGATAATGATGGTTAAATTCTCACTTGTTGTCAGGCTGCAGTTGAATGCATCCTCCCAGAATTCAGTAAGAACTGGAGAGGCAGACACTTCAGAGGGAGAGAGATCCAGGAGGAAATCTCTCAGACCTGGGATGACAGACTGCTGAATGGCAACTCCAATGGCTCCCGCACAGAAACTGAATCTCATCAAGAGTGGATCTGTTACCCAAGACTCACTCCCGATCCACTGACGAGGTGGAGGAGGATTTCGGGCCAGCTCCTCTAAGAGAAATTTCATATCGCCAGCAGCTACAAATGCGACAACAACCACCGCTGTTGACCTGAagggagaaaaaatatattttacaatatcATATTTCACcgcataactttttttttactatctgTAAAAAGAGTCAACATTCTAACAAAACATACAACAAGTGCTAAAAAAATGCTGAGACCTGCGGATGGCATCAGCTACTCCTTGAATCTTGCTGGTTGGATCGGTCCGATAGAAAGACTCAGTGTACTCCACACAGATCCCCTCTCTGAGTGCTACTTCTAGAAAAGAGGCCATGCCATTGTTTCCATAATCCGAATCCGAGTGGACGGCTCCTATCCAAGTCCAACCAAAGTGTTTCACCAGCTTAGCCAGCGCATCGGCTTGAAACTGATCACTGGGGATTGTCCTGAAAAATGTTGGGTACTGATCTTTATCCGACAGGCAGGCACAAGTGGCAAAGTGGCTCACCTATCGCAAGGAAAGCCAGTGTTAACCCTTTTTAAGCATTTGAGCTAAAGTTGCTACGTTTAGTAAAGTCTACTTACCAGAGGTATGTTGAAGGGCCCCAAAATACGAGAAATACTAATGGATGGGGTGGAACCAGACTCACCAACAACAGCCATTACTACACCAGACGAAGAACAATTATGGCCTGTCTCAAACACAGCATCTTGCCCATTTGACAGGTGAAATGCTGCATGCATGGCCATGGGCACGGAGGCGCACGAATCGTGGATCTGATAACCGAGTTTGACTCCTGGCAGCAGTTCTGTGCTGTTGTTAATCTCCTCGATTGCAAAGATCATTGTGCGAGAGAAGCGCAGTTCTCGACTGTTGATGCTGAACAGAGacatttcagacatttatattacatttacaaCATGTCATTGTTGAATCTAACATAGAATCAGTGTTTACCAGCAGTTGAATATCTACCCTTTGTAGATGTACAACATCTACAAAGGGTATAAGGAgttgatagatagatagatagatagatagatagatagatagatagatagatagatagatagatagatagatagatagatagatagatagatagatagatagatagatagatagatagatagatagatagatagatagatagatagatagatagatctttattgtcattgtgacaagaacaacgaaatttaaaaggtgccatcagtcagtgcatatgcttaaaaacaaaaaataactgtctcacaattcacacacaatgtaagaattaacaaataactggaaaaaaaaacaaataaataagaacagcatGCATAACAGATTAAACCtctaaagttaaaataaattgggTAATCATATAAAGACATGGTAGTTTCATACTATGGGCAAATAAGTTACTAAACTTCAAATTcttataattaataattagaacaactaataaaaaacaCCCATCCCATATTGTAGACAAGATAACAACTTTGCAACAATAAACAGCATTGTTCTAAACACATATTTGTTCTGACACAGATTACCATTCCCTTCCCTCTTTTCCCCACCGCTTCTCATTGTCACTAACCCCCTTGCACAGCTAGGCAGTTCAGGCACAGTGGTGTAGTTGTGAGTCCTCGTGAGCTCCTTGTAGTGAATTGAAAAAGCTCCTCCAACGACGAAGTCCCCGTTCATTGTGAATGCAGGCAGACGATTTGAACCCTGCAGGCTACATTTTATGGGTGAAGCCAGGGTTCTGACCCGATCTGATCCACCCTCAGACAGACCCAGAGCCAGTCTGAGGCTCACAAGCAACAATGAGATCTCCATCCGTGTCCAAGTGTGGGTGTGAGTTTGTTGAGACTGTTTTTATAGCTCCCTTATGAAACATCGTCAAACTTCAGAGAGTAGACACCATCACCCAGTGGCCTTTGACTTCTCTTGCATTTTAGATCTGACTGGGGCCTGGCCAACAACTTCTTTATACATTTGTTCTTTAATTTGATACAGTAATACCATGCTcacattattttgttaaaaatcattCATATTAGATTACataatattgattattttcaaACTGTGAATTCATACATGACAAACAGcgaagtcaaaataaaaagttacagGTGAATATGACCAATGTGAATATGACCAAAAAACACAGATTACATTACAATTATTGTTAAAGAATCTAATGAAAAAGTCTTTAATCAACAGACCATTgtatgctgattttatttatttatttatttatggcttTTGCAAGTCTAAATATGTAATGCAATAAGTTTCTACCTGGTTGAAAGTACTTAATGTGTTATTAAAGTCAGTCAAGTATGTAGACATCTGTTCAAATGCTCcaatgctgccatctagtggacattagtaatattttaaaaatctagatAAACATAAAGCCatctttcagcaagaaatacccattaaaatttcacattttatcgcTAGAAATGTTACTGTTCTGTGGTTTTACTGCAAGGacaaaattgaaaatgtcaGTTCCATGTTGAGTGCTTTGTGGTGGATGTCTTTTCAGCTATGGATAATTCATATTGCCAACAAAATCACTTATTCAGAATATCTCTGTGTACgccatgaataaaaaaaacagaaaaaacaattctgaaaatTTCTAATTCAGATAAATTTACAAAGTTTGGGTACCACTTGATAGTAATAGCCAAATATATCAGTCTCAGGTATTGTTTATCCATGTCTGCCTGATAAGGCCTTGGtattaaaataacaacagatGGAAGGTTAAGTCCACCATTGGTTTTCTTCAAGCAGCAAGAAACTATacatggaaaaaacacaaacaactacACTTCAATATTCAAAATTTATTGACGAAATGAAATTAACCTCAcagttaaatttaatttgaataaatgaaaagaaagtacCATTTCACTAACTAATTATACTACTATTTAAGGCAGTGTTCTAATTTAGTATTTTGGGATTCCAATACTAAAACTGCTTAAATTGGACACAAGGAAGCGTTTTGCTATTCTAAACAGTCTCTTTTAAGTCTGCATGTGGAGTTATGTTGCATTAGTTGTCCTCAGAACTGGAAAATGTTGACTTCCCAGTCAGAAAAATCAACAGTCACAGCCTGCAAATTTGGATATTCATTTAGGAAACTGGGAGAAACTCTGACTACCCCCAGTTAAGACTTGCAAGATCAACTTTCTCTTTCGACATGGCTGCTTCTTGCATAAACAGTGGTAAGCTCtggtagaaacatttttattttacaagacacacTTGTAAGCATTCATCTAAATTCAATGCTGTACATAACACCACGCAGgctgcacagttggtagcactgttgctttgcagtaagaaggtcctgggttcaaatcctggcccggggtctttctgcatggagataatggatgtactgtatgtaaCACCTTCAGCTATacactgaacaaattaaaagtggtgTTTGCTTACGGAAAGTAAAACCTAAAATTATGTTTGCAAGAGGTATTGCAAATAATGTTTATGGTTGTCGTCATGTTGAAATTCCGACTTAACTAGGTTGGGTTTGATGTCAAACCCAGCTCAGAGTTCCAAGGTAACTAGAACACAGAATTAGTTAGGACACCTTAGATTAATGGCTATTGGTTTAAAAATTCCTGACATATGTACAGTATCATCGCTTGGATTTATACAAGATGCCTTTTGTAACAAATGTAGTCGAACACCAGAAATGGTTACAAACTAAGGgagtaggtaaaaaaaattttattagttTGATCATCTGTGTTTGAAAACCTTATTTAATCAAACATAAACTGGACTATGGCCAATTAGAGAGAATTACATATCATAAAGCACCACATACATTTTGTCAATCAAGGtcaacaaacatctgaaaacaacaacaaaagaaggacattttcaataatattgtaatttattgaatgtggTAGTATGTTTCACGTTATGTGGAGCTGagttttcttattatttataCCAACATTAATCTGTATATTGAGTTTTAAGAAAGGAActaaaaataagcaacaaaagTCAATAACTTAAATCTCAATGTATTGGAAGATTCAGTGAGATCTCTTCTGGCCCTCCTCCTGTTATGATGAAAGCCATCAAGGGAGAGGACGATCCACATAAAATGTCTGTTCAAGGAAGTAAAAAGCACTGGTCTAAGGAGAATATGTAATCATGGAGGAGCTTCTGAAGTCATTAATGCCCTTGTTTGTCATATTGATGTTGTTCTTCGACATTGATTATTCACAAGCTTCATCCATTTTACCATCTTGCACATTAAGAAGACGGTTTCATCTTAATGGCATGCACAAATCTGGTGACGTGATTCTGGGTGGACTGTTTGAGGTTCACTACACTTCTGTGTTCCCCGAGCTAATGTTCACCTCAGAGCCAAGTGAGCACATCTGCCAAGGGTAAGCTTCACTCTCACTGTGGCTTGTTCACACACTGTGTTTCCTTCTCGTGTTTTCATGTAGCATTCTATATGTAAGCTTTGACCCTCCAGGGTTCAGACATGCCATGACCATGGCATTTGCCATTGAGGAAATTAACAAAAACCCAACTCTGCTCCCCAATGTGACTTTGGGATATAGCCTTTATGACAACTGTGCCACATTGGTAATTGGATTCAGTGCGGCATTGTCACTGGCCAGTGGTCAAGAGGAACAGTTTCTTCCTCAGGAGAAATGTTCAGGAGGTCCTCCAGTCCTCGGCATAGTTGGCGATTCTTTTTCAACGTTTTCCATCGCCACGTCCGATGTGATAGGCTTATTCAGACTTCCCATCGTAAGTTTTCTTTCTGAACTTCTGCTTCGCTAATAATGTATATTACATGTACCACATCTTTGTTTGGGGttatctaaataataaaaatgtaacttccTTGTTTCTTTAGGTGAGCTACTTTGCCACGTGTTCTTGCCTAAGTGATCGCCAGAGGTTTCCGTCCTTTTTTAGGACAATCCCGAGTGATACTTTTCAGGTGTGACTGATTTATAAATGAGATGTCACACCGGCAAAATTACATTAATCTCATACTACATAGATTCAGAAGAATAGGCATGATCATTGTAATACAACTGTGATTTTATGAGAACAGGAAAGCAATGGTATCTCATGCAGTGTGTCCACTTAGGTGCATGCAATGCTTCAGATTTTAAAACGCTTTGGCTGGATGTGGGCTGGTCTGCTGGTCAGTGACGACGACTATGGGCTCCATGTTGCCCAGTCCTTCCAGTCGGAGCTGACTCAATCTGGACTGGGTTGTCTTGCATACACTGAGATTTTACCGTGGGGTGAAAACCCATCTGAGCTACGGAGAATCGTGGAAGGAATGAAAAAATCCACAGCTCGTGTGGTTATCGTGTTTGCCCATCAGATCAATATGATTCAGCTGATGGAAGAGGTATCCCTCTTTCTTATGTGTTAATTACTTATTGTTTTAGAGGCCAAATACTTTGCATTATTGCATCTTCCCTGCAAAAAAGGTTATGAAGCAGAACGTGACAGGGCTCCAGTGGATGGCGAGTGAAGCCTGGGCATCAGCGGCTGTGCTCCAAACCCCCCGTCTCATGCCGTACCTGGGTGGCACGCTGGGCATTGCAATCCGTCGAGGAGACATTTTAGGACTTAGAGATTTCCTCCTGAGCACACAGCCTGGGAATAGCAGCAACAATCAGAACACTATGGTGAGATTCAACTTTGACCTATAATTGCACTGGTATAGAttgttgtctttcttttgtcaagcagttttttttctttttatgaaacTTTCCAGATACGGCAGTTCTGGGAACACACATTTCAGTGTAGATTTGCTCCCCCTCCAGCAGACTGGCTAGAAGCTGGGGGAGCATTATGCTCTGGTGAAGAAGATTTGGAGAGTGCGCAGACTGAGTTTCTGGATGTTTCTAACCTCAGGCCTGAATATAACATTTACAAGGCTGTGTATGCTCTGGCACATGCCCTCGATGAGATGCTGCAGTGTCAGGCAGGGAGAGGCCCTTTCAGCGGGCACAGCTGTGCCTCTCTGCAAAAACTGGAGGCTTGGCAGGTAGGGCATCAGTTTTCACTAAGCCATTAGCATTTTCATCAGATCGTGTCGTATTAGGATTTATACTCAACCTGAATACcagatagttttaattttactgaaagTGTTCTATCGTCGAACATTTGTTAGCTTATGAGCGGTGATATCAGAATTTAGAAAcgacagacaaaaagaaagcttGACTCCTTGTCACAGTATTGATCTCTTCACATTTCCAGCTAATGTATTACTTGGAGAAAGTCAACTTTACCATTCCCTTTGGGGATCAAGTGTCATTTGATGAGAACGGTGATGCTCT harbors:
- the LOC114161509 gene encoding extracellular calcium-sensing receptor-like, which translates into the protein MNGDFVVGGAFSIHYKELTRTHNYTTVPELPSCARGINSRELRFSRTMIFAIEEINNSTELLPGVKLGYQIHDSCASVPMAMHAAFHLSNGQDAVFETGHNCSSSGVVMAVVGESGSTPSISISRILGPFNIPLVSHFATCACLSDKDQYPTFFRTIPSDQFQADALAKLVKHFGWTWIGAVHSDSDYGNNGMASFLEVALREGICVEYTESFYRTDPTSKIQGVADAIRRSTAVVVVAFVAAGDMKFLLEELARNPPPPRQWIGSESWVTDPLLMRFSFCAGAIGVAIQQSVIPGLRDFLLDLSPSEVSASPVLTEFWEDAFNCSLTTSATVRGKLCEGTEDLNSLNNLYTETSKYRITNMVYKAVYAIAHAVHSAVCQEKKSTAQCDKHIRLEPKQIFTELKNVKFSQNGYHVSFDAKGDPLAFYELVNWQKTESGVNELIIVGYYDASLPKGQEFHIYKNLTWVEGRVQVPVSVCSESCPPGTRQVLQKGKPICCYDCIPCPEGEISNMTDAPDCIPCPSEFWPNSDNTACFPKAVEFLSFDEVLGIILEIFSISGACLAIITTVIFFHHRTTPIVRANNSELSFLLLFSLTLCFLCSLTFIGAPSEWSCMLRHTAFGITFVLCISCVLGKTIVVLMAFKATLPGSNAMKWFGPVQQRMTVVSFTFIQVIICIIWLVVSPPFPVKNLTTYKEKIILECALGSAVGFWAVLGYIGLLAVFCFVLAVLARKLPDNFNEAKMITFSMLIFCAVWITFIPAYVSSPGKFTVAVEIFAILASSFGLILCIFAPKCFIILFQPEKNTKKYLMNKN
- the LOC114161463 gene encoding extracellular calcium-sensing receptor-like gives rise to the protein MWSIMFFATYICIFNYLMSSSILPSCTLRRRFHLNGMHKSGDVILGGLFEVHYTSVFPELMFTSEPSEHICQGFDPPGFRHAMTMAFAIEEINKNPTLLPNVTLGYSLYDNCATLVIGFSAALSLASGQEEQFLPQEKCSGGPPVLGIVGDSFSTFSIATSDVIGLFRLPIVSYFATCSCLSDRQRFPSFFRTIPSDTFQVHAMLQILKRFGWMWAGLLVSDDDYGLHVAQSFQSELTQSGLGCLAYTEILPWGENPSELRRIVEGMKKSTARVVIVFAHQINMIQLMEEVMKQNVTGLQWMASEAWASAAVLQTPRLMPYLGGTLGIAIRRGDILGLRDFLLSTQPGNSSNNQNTMIRQFWEHTFQCRFAPPPADWLEAGGALCSGEEDLESAQTEFLDVSNLRPEYNIYKAVYALAHALDEMLQCQAGRGPFSGHSCASLQKLEAWQLMYYLEKVNFTIPFGDQVSFDENGDALPTYDIMNWLWLPDGGVQVLNVGVVKKTASGDEELILNEEKIFWNFNNNQPPRSVCSETCNPGTRMARKKGQPVCCFDCVPCSEGKISNKTNSVECFSCPEDFWSSPRRDHCILKTTEFLSYHEPLGVCLTTASLLGTCICTAVLGIFTYHRSTPMVRANNSELSFLLLVSLKLCFLCSLLFIGRPKLWTCQLRHAAFGISFVLCVSCILVKTMVVLAVFKASKPGGGTYLKWFGAVQQRGMVFALTCVQAAICTVWIVTVSPAPHKNTQYHNDKIVYECIVGSTVGFAVLLGYVGLLAIISFLLAFLGRNLPDNFNEAKLITFSMLIFCAVWVAFVPAYINSPGRYADAVEVFAILASSFGLLMALFGPKCYVILLRPERNTKKAIMSRGTAK